Below is a genomic region from Virgibacillus dokdonensis.
GGGGATGAATGACTTTTGCTCCTTGATATGCCAAGTTACAAATTTCAGAATACGTAACTACATCAAGTGGTCTTGCTGTTTCAACAACCCGTGGATCAGCAGTCATAATACCATTTACATCTGTGAATATTTCAATCCGCTCAGCTGATAAAGCAACACCTAATGCTGCAGCTGTTGTATCACTTCCACCACGTCCTATTGTCGTAATGTCACCAGATGTAGTAGTTCCTTGAAAACCTGCGACAACTACCACATCATGCGTTTCTAATTCTTGCAAGATTCGTTCTGGCTTTACTTCTTTAATTTTTGCTTCTGTAAAGTCATCTGTTGTAATGAATCCTGCTTGTGAGCCAGTTAGAGCCGTTGCAGTAATATGTTGCTTTTGTAATTCATTAGAAAGTACAACGGATGAAATAATCTCACCACACGACATGAGCATATCCAATTCTCGTGAAGCATTTTTATTCGCCGGAAAATCTACCAGACTGAGTAGCGTATCTGTAGCATAAGGATCAGGTTTTCTGCCTAATGCAGAAACGACAACTACAAGTTTATATTCTTTTACTAAAGCATCTTTTATATGTTTAATTACATGGTCTCGGTTTTCTTGTGACTGTACCGAAGTACCACCAAATTTTTGAATGAGTATTTCCATTCGTACACCTCTATCGTTGCAACCAATTATTTTGAATTAACTCTTGGGCGATTTGTACCGTATTCCAAGCTGCGCCTTTTAATAAATTATCAGATACAATCCATAGATGGAACCCGTGTTTATTGTCTAAATCCTTGCGAACTCTACCAACAAATACATCTTGTTTACCCTCTGCAGCTAAAGGTGTTGGATAAATCTGCTCTTTTGGATTATCCTGCAACACGATCCCCTCTGCATGCTGTAACACTTCCCAAATGTCCTTTACCATTACATCTTCATTCTCTACTTCAATATATACACTTTCTGCATGAGACGTAAAGAATGGCAAACGTACACAAGTTGCAGCCACTGATAGGTCTGGTGCATGCATAATTTTCTTCGTTTCATTAATCATTTTTAATTCTTCAAAAGTATAACCATTTTCTTGAAAGAGATCAATTTGTGGTAGTGCATTAAATGCAATTGGAAAATGGTTTTCATCTCCTTTAACAGGGAGGATAGTTGCTTTCATTTCTTCATTAGACAAATAAGCTTGTGACTGATTCGCTAACTCATCACATGCTTCATTACCTGCACCTGAAACGGCTTGATAAGTGGATACGATAATACGTCTTAAACCAAATTTAGCTTTTAGTGGCTCTAACGCTGCCACCATTTGAATGGTAGAGCAATTTGGATTAGCAATAATTCCCTGGTGATCTTTTAAGTCTTCTTTGTTGACTTCAGGAACTACAAGTGGCACAGACTCATCCATACGAAAGGCGCTTGTGTTATCAATTACTACTGCACCACGTTTCACAGCTTCTGAAGCGAGCTTTTTAGAAACTGAACCACCCGCTGAAAACAAAGCAATATCAACGCCTTCAAAACTTTCAGGTACTGCTTCTTCGACCATGATTTCCTCTTGGTTAAAAACCTGTTTAGAACCAGCAGATCGTTTGGAAGATAAAAGCTTCAATTTATTTATTGGAAAATCTTTCTCTTGTAATAATTCCAGTATTTTATGACCAACTGCGCCTGTTGCTCCAACCACAGCTACATTATAGGCTGATTTTTGCGACATGAATTTATTGCTCCTTTCCAAAACTAGATTATTAGACTTCTAGCTTATCATTTTATCACAGATCAGCTTCGATGAGGAACAATAACTGGTTGTAGTTGTTTAAATTCAAGTGCAGATTCAATAGTCTCTGGTATTAATTCCATTTTTGCAACAAGTGAGTTTGGCTTTAAATAAGGATCATCTTGCCCATATGGAACAAAGTAAATAAACTTACTAGCCATTAAACGCATTAGATTAACTCCATTTAAACCAAGTGCATCGTTTGTAGAAACACCCACTACTACAGGTTGTTGATTACGCATTGTTGCCTTAGCTGCCATTAAAACTGGTGAGTCTGTTAAAGCGTTGGCAAGTTTGCTTAAGGAATTTCCGGTTAGCGGAGCAATGACCATACAATCTAATGGCATTTTAGGCCCTAGCGGTTCTGCCTCAGGCATCGTAGTTATAATTTCTTTCCCAGTAATGGCTTGAATCTTTTCCATATGGTCCTGAGCATCACCGAACTTCGTGTCAGTCGTTCTTACTGTGTATGTTACAATTGGAACAACTTCAGCACCTAGATCCATTAATTTCTCCATTTGTGGAAAAACTTGGTCATATGTGCAATGGGAACCTGTTAAGCCAAAACCAATTCTCTTACTTTTTAAACGCATTGATCGTACCTCCTATGGAAATTAGTATTTATTGTGTAGGATTTCTATCCTTATGAAAAATTGCCATTAAAGCTGGCAAATGAATCTTTTCCTTTTTTATCTAGCACTGAAATAACTTTCAAAAACACAAATAGCTAAATGTTCAATACGGATTTTGAATGATTTCTTGTTTTATAACATTAGCTAATATTTTTCCTGCAGTTTTAGGTGCAACTATACTTGGTAAACTGCGCGCCAACATGGCTTTAATACCACGCTGTTTTGCATACGTAAAATCAGTTCCTCCAGGCTTTGAAGCCAGGTCAATGATAACTGCATGCGATGGAAGATGTTTCATCTCCTCTTTTCTAATTACAGGAGCTGGGATAGTGTTAATCAGTAAATCACACGCTTGCATATGAAGCGCTAATTGATCTAGTGGGATTGCTGTTAAGCCCATTTCAGTTACTCTTGCTAGATCTTTCATGTGAGTCGCGCTAACGGATACTTTTGCACCTAGAGAAGAAAATTTATTTGCAACCGTATGTCCCACTCTGCCAAACCCAACTACAACGACACAGGAGGAATGGATCGTGAAATCTGTATGTTCAATGGCCATCATAATCGTACCTTCTGCCGTTGGAATAGAGTTATATATAGCAACATCATCTCGGTCTAACAGAGGAACTAACTTGATATTTGCTTTGCTTATGGCATTTTTCAAATAAGCATTGGCTATTCCAGAAAATACAATTGTTGATTTTTTCAGTTGTTGAAACCAGTTCGTGGAGAGGTGGATTTTTTTTTCTGAAAAAACAGGTTCTACCATCCCATTAGAATCCGTACCAGTTATAGGTAAGATAACCGCGTCTAATTCGCTCGGTGTGACTTCATCAATAGCCAATTGTTTTAAGCCTGTGAATCCTTGCTCTAATTTATCAAACCCAATAAGCAAAAGTGTTGTATCTGTTAATGCTTGGAGTTGGCGAATTAATTCTAAATAACGGGCGTCTCCGCCGACTATTGCAATTGTTCGGTTCATGTTTGTAAAGACCCTCCAAACGTACCATTTTCATTCACATTTCTTTATAGCTTATGTATGGAGATCGAGTTAGTGATTACATTTTATGAAAACAATTACTATACACAAATTTAAGAAGCAAAATTCTAACTGGGAAAGACGACTACATAAAAGATAGCATCATTTTATGGAAAATTCATACGTTTTTTAAAAGGGCTTTTACAAAACAGGACGTATGCTGTATTCCTTCTCTAATTCTGAGGTAAAATCTTACATCATCTTGTGTTGGGGCAAATAGTTACCAAGATGATTTTCAATTGTGTGGCAAAGAACAAATGTGCGGAGCGCCCGTTTAGCAACGTAGCGAATGGAACGAATCAACTAAAGATTTAGGAATCATTCCACTAAAACAGCAGTATGCCGAAGTCGGGCGGCAAGCCCGTTTTTAGTCGGGCCTTCCTCTTAGCGATGAATAGATGATGACTTATCTAGGTCAATTTTGTGAATTCACGTCGTTGCTGGACGATGGAGCTAGAAATGGCTATTCGGTTATTTCGTTATCCATAAGCACTTCATTTTATCATTTCCTATGCAAATAAAAAAAGCCTTCCAATTTGGAAGACAGCAACGTTTGATTTAGCACTGTTTAAAAAATCAATGTGGGAGAAGTTTTCATCTGAATCATGGTTTAATATAGGGATACGACCTAAAGGTCTCTTCAAAGATGGGGATTTAGCTGCTGTTATGTCTCGCTTAAACTTGTCAGACCGCATCTTCCAATTCCTCAACTGGGTGTACTAGCAGCTATTTGATAAAATGTCATATACTGTTCTCTGTATCGATAATAATCATATCCTCGCCCACTTTTTTAATTGCATTCCAGCGAATTTTGGTTTCTTCCGCTTCCTTTTTTAAACCAAACCATTTGTAATTTGGAATAATAAAAGCTTCAATTTGACCAGTAGTTTCATTAATTTCTAAATCTGTTTGTCCCAATACGCCTAACCTTGCTCCTTCTTGTACGTTTACAATTTCTTTTCCACTTATTTCTTTATACCGCAATTCATTCCCTCCTGTTTTTATTATTTGTAAAATCTATAGGCAAAAAACCTATGATTTCATAGGTTTTTAACACAATAGGACAAGATAAATTTTTATGTTTTTATCATAGAATAAGCTACAAATATAGTTACGTATTTTCCTGTTTGCTCGTGTGAAGAGATATCCCTAATTTCCTTTTGGAGATATTAATGCAATAGATGGTGATTGTTGAAAAACAATATCCATAACCTGTTGAATATGAGTATGGTTCACATCATCAATCATTTCTACTATTTCATCTAATGTATAATGTTCTTTTAAAACCAACTCATTTTTCCCATTTCTGCTCATGCGACTAGTTGTACTTTCCAGGCCTAAAAGCAGACTTCCTTTTAATTGCTCCTTACTACTTTGTATTTCTTTATCAGATAAACCCTTAGTAATAAATTTATCAATTGTTTTTTGTATGACGTGAAGTAATTGCTCCGATTGATCTTTTGCGGTGCCGGCGTATATGGTTAGTAGTCCGCTATCCATATAAGAAGAATGATAAGAGAAAACGGAATAGGCTAATCCTTTTTTCTCTCTAACATCTTGAAATAATCTAGAACTCATACTTCCGCCTAACACATTATTCATAATGATCAAGCTATAAATAGCGGCTTCATGGACTGCTAAGCCGTTGTATCCTAAACACAAATGAACCTGCTCCGTATCTTTATAGCGCTCAATCTTTTCACCAAGAAAGGTTGGTTTAACAAGGGCTTCAGATGATTTTGTAAATGTGTAGCTCCCAAAATACGCTTCAACTGTTTGAATAAAAGAAGTATCTACATTACCTGCAACCGAAATAACCACATTATCCGGTGTATACCTTAATTGCATATAATCTTCTAGCATCTTAGGTGTGAACGTAGCTAGCTTTTCTTCCGTCCCTAGAATCGGTAACCCTAATGGATGGCTACCATAAGCTGCCTTAGCAAGCAAATCATGCACTAAATCATCTGGAGTATCTTCATACATTTTAATTTCCTCGTAAACGACTTTCTTTTCTTTTTCCATTTCCTCTTCTTGAAATTGGGAGTGGAAATACATATCTGCTAAAATATCTAAAGCTTTATACTTATATGTATCAACAACTTTGGCATACAAGCATGTATATTCTTTTGATGTAAATGCATTTACTTGGCCACCAATCGCATCAAATTCTTCTGCAATATCCTGTGCAGTTCGTGTTTTCGTACCTTTAAAAAACATATGCTCTAAGAAATGGGAGATACCGTTTATTTCAGCATGTTCATGACGTGAACCCGTTAGGATCCATATCCCTATCGTGACAGAACGAACTGTAGGAACTTTCTCTAGTACAACACGTAAACCATTTTTACAAGTGTGTTTTTCTATCAATGCATATCCTCCTAAAAATATAAAGCGACACAAATTATCGCTTCGTTTCTACCAATTTTTCTATCGTATTTAACTTATAGTTTTTTTCTTTAATAGAGGATATTAATTGCTTTAATCCTCTTTTAGTTGCTTCTGTAGGGTGCATTAAAATTGTGGCTCCAGGGTGAAGTTTTTCATTCACTCGGTTAAGCATAACAGAAACAGACGGGTTCTTCCAATCAATTGTATCCACCGTCCATAGTACTGTTTCCATTTTAAGATGATTGCTAACTTCCACCACGTGACTATTATAGCTACCACTCGGAGGAGCAAACCATTTCGGAGTTGAACCAGTTATCGCTTTTAAAATATCGTTGGTCTGTACGATTTGATCAACGATGCTTTGATTGGATAACTTATCCATATCTGGATGATTATACGCATGATTACCAATGAGATGACCCTGTTCTGCAATCATTTTAACTAATTCAGCATTGTTTTTCGCCCATTTCCCTTCAATAAAGAAAGATGCTTTTACTCCATTGTCTTTTAAAATAGAAAGCATATCAGGAATGTATTCTTCTCCCCACGATACATTTATTAAGAATGACACCATTTTTTTCTCGGGATGTCCTCGATAAATCGGAGATGCAGGTAAATCTTTTAAACCAACTTCGGGAGTAATTTGATCGAATACTAACAGCGATTCTTGAAAACCTTCATCCTTACGTTTCATTTTTGTATATGATTTTTCTACATTAACTGTTAAACCATTTCTCCCGGGAGTCTTTTTCCAAACTTTGTCAATATATGCATTTTTCGCAGGTTCTTCATACTTTTTTGCTTTTTGTTTAATTTCTTCGTATAGTGGGTCAGTAGTTTTCGAAGTTTGGATAATAACAGGTGATTCGACTGGGATAAATGGGTTTTTATTCATATCAAAGGTAAGCCCTACTATAATAACAAACACAACAACATGAAGTAAATTTCGATATCGCCGCATCCTTATGTATCCCTCCCTTACCCTTACTTATATGATATTAAGGGACAAGTTATGATAAAGACTTTTGATTTCTTCATTTTTGGTAGGGACATTAGGAGGGGCGGAAACGTTTTATACATATACACGATAAAAGTAAGCATAGAATTTTGGCATTTATCGTATAAGCAAAAAAGACTTACAACATAAAGGTTTGGTGATAAGCCTTCGTTTTGCTTATTTGGTACCTTCTAAATTGATTATAGAAACAACATCACTTTAAGTTTATGTAAAATAAATTAGAAAAACTACAGCCTGCGTTATAAAGTCTTGACGATAAGCTAAGTTTTTCTAACACTGCGCCCAAACATTGATGGAGTATTTTTAGTTCATGTTCCACCCCAACATGTATTTTAGAGCCTAATATAAAAAAAGAAACTGGGTTGCCAGCTTCTTGTTTACTGCGTTGAACTACTGATTTTTTGCAGCTTCTTTTCTTTCCCGTTCTTCTTTTAAAACTGCTTTTCGAGACAGGTTTACTCTTCCTTGATTGTCAATTTCTTTTACTTTTACTAAAATTTCATCACCAATAGAAACGACATCTTCTACTTTATTTGTACGTTCTTCAGCCAATTCAGAAATGTGAACCAAACCGTCTTTACCTTTAAATAATTCAACAAATGCGCCGAATTTTTCGATTCGTTTTACTTTTCCTAAATATAATTGACCAACTTCAACTTCACGTACTAAGTCCTCAATGATTTTCTTCGCTTTTTCATTCATTGCTGCTTCCGTAGATGAAATAAACACACTTCCATCTTGCTCAATATCGATTTTCACACCTGTCTCATCAATGATTTGATTAATTTGCTTTCCGCTTGGGCCAATGACGTCACGAATTTTATCTGGATTAATTTCCATCGTTAAAATTTTTGGTGCGTATTCGGAAAGATTGTCTTTTGGCTTTTCAATTGTAGCAAGCATGGATTCAAGAATATGCATTCTTCCTTTTTTTGCTTGGTGTAATGCTTCTTCTAAAATTTCTTTAGATAAGCCGTCTATCTTAATGTCCATTTGCAATGCAGTAACACCTTTAGCCGTTCCAGCAACTTTAAAGTCCATATCGCCAAGAGCATCTTCCATACCTTGAATATCGGAAAGAATAGAATAATCATCTCCTGATTTAACAAGCCCCATCGCAATTCCTGCTACAGGTGCTTTAATTGGGACGCCAGCATCCATCATCGCAAGTGTGCTAGCACAAATACTTGCTTGTGAAGTTGAACCATTTGATTCTAACACTTCTGATACTAAGCGAATGGTGTATGGGAAATCTTTTTCAGATGGTACTACTTTCTCTAATGCTCGTTCTCCTAACGCTCCATGACCAATTTCTCTTCGACCAGGTCCTCTCATTGGTCCTGTTTCTCCCACACTATATGCAGGGAAATTATAATGATGCATAAAACGTTTGGATTCCTCTAAATCAAGACCATCTAAAATTTGCACATCCCCTAAAGCTCCAAGTGTACAAACGCTTAATGCTTGCGTTTGACCTCTAGTAAATAAACCAGATCCGTGCGTACGTGGCAATACATGTATTCGGGATGATAATGGGCGTATCTCATCAATTTGTCTACCATCAGGGCGAATTTTT
It encodes:
- the pnp gene encoding polyribonucleotide nucleotidyltransferase, which produces MAEEKQQFSIEVAGKTFTVETGELAKQASGACMIHYGDTAVLSVATASSEPKDLPFFPLTVNYEERLYAVGKIPGGFIKREGRPSEKAILSSRLIDRPIRPLFPDGYRNEVQVISTVMSVDQDCPSEIAAMIGSSIALCISDTPFAEPIAGVNVGRVDGEFIINPTVEQEEKSDIELTVAGTKDAINMVEAGADEVPEEVMLEAIMFGHQEIIRLVEFQEQIMETVGKKKQEPTLFDVDQALSSEVEAKAKDKLVKAIQVKEKHAREEAISAVKEDVLAAYEEDEATSKQVKTILDQIVKAEVRRLITKEKIRPDGRQIDEIRPLSSRIHVLPRTHGSGLFTRGQTQALSVCTLGALGDVQILDGLDLEESKRFMHHYNFPAYSVGETGPMRGPGRREIGHGALGERALEKVVPSEKDFPYTIRLVSEVLESNGSTSQASICASTLAMMDAGVPIKAPVAGIAMGLVKSGDDYSILSDIQGMEDALGDMDFKVAGTAKGVTALQMDIKIDGLSKEILEEALHQAKKGRMHILESMLATIEKPKDNLSEYAPKILTMEINPDKIRDVIGPSGKQINQIIDETGVKIDIEQDGSVFISSTEAAMNEKAKKIIEDLVREVEVGQLYLGKVKRIEKFGAFVELFKGKDGLVHISELAEERTNKVEDVVSIGDEILVKVKEIDNQGRVNLSRKAVLKEERERKEAAKNQ
- the asd gene encoding aspartate-semialdehyde dehydrogenase, which produces MSQKSAYNVAVVGATGAVGHKILELLQEKDFPINKLKLLSSKRSAGSKQVFNQEEIMVEEAVPESFEGVDIALFSAGGSVSKKLASEAVKRGAVVIDNTSAFRMDESVPLVVPEVNKEDLKDHQGIIANPNCSTIQMVAALEPLKAKFGLRRIIVSTYQAVSGAGNEACDELANQSQAYLSNEEMKATILPVKGDENHFPIAFNALPQIDLFQENGYTFEELKMINETKKIMHAPDLSVAATCVRLPFFTSHAESVYIEVENEDVMVKDIWEVLQHAEGIVLQDNPKEQIYPTPLAAEGKQDVFVGRVRKDLDNKHGFHLWIVSDNLLKGAAWNTVQIAQELIQNNWLQR
- a CDS encoding polysaccharide deacetylase family protein, producing MRRYRNLLHVVVFVIIVGLTFDMNKNPFIPVESPVIIQTSKTTDPLYEEIKQKAKKYEEPAKNAYIDKVWKKTPGRNGLTVNVEKSYTKMKRKDEGFQESLLVFDQITPEVGLKDLPASPIYRGHPEKKMVSFLINVSWGEEYIPDMLSILKDNGVKASFFIEGKWAKNNAELVKMIAEQGHLIGNHAYNHPDMDKLSNQSIVDQIVQTNDILKAITGSTPKWFAPPSGSYNSHVVEVSNHLKMETVLWTVDTIDWKNPSVSVMLNRVNEKLHPGATILMHPTEATKRGLKQLISSIKEKNYKLNTIEKLVETKR
- the dpaA gene encoding dipicolinic acid synthetase subunit A → MNRTIAIVGGDARYLELIRQLQALTDTTLLLIGFDKLEQGFTGLKQLAIDEVTPSELDAVILPITGTDSNGMVEPVFSEKKIHLSTNWFQQLKKSTIVFSGIANAYLKNAISKANIKLVPLLDRDDVAIYNSIPTAEGTIMMAIEHTDFTIHSSCVVVVGFGRVGHTVANKFSSLGAKVSVSATHMKDLARVTEMGLTAIPLDQLALHMQACDLLINTIPAPVIRKEEMKHLPSHAVIIDLASKPGGTDFTYAKQRGIKAMLARSLPSIVAPKTAGKILANVIKQEIIQNPY
- a CDS encoding YlmC/YmxH family sporulation protein, whose amino-acid sequence is MRYKEISGKEIVNVQEGARLGVLGQTDLEINETTGQIEAFIIPNYKWFGLKKEAEETKIRWNAIKKVGEDMIIIDTENSI
- the dapG gene encoding aspartate kinase — encoded protein: MEILIQKFGGTSVQSQENRDHVIKHIKDALVKEYKLVVVVSALGRKPDPYATDTLLSLVDFPANKNASRELDMLMSCGEIISSVVLSNELQKQHITATALTGSQAGFITTDDFTEAKIKEVKPERILQELETHDVVVVAGFQGTTTSGDITTIGRGGSDTTAAALGVALSAERIEIFTDVNGIMTADPRVVETARPLDVVTYSEICNLAYQGAKVIHPRAVEIAMQGKIPMRVRSTYSKDEGTLVTSSRVEGMDIIDRLITGIAHMDAITQIQVQTKEAAFGMQSDVFKAMAEAGISVDFITISPTGVIYTVPNAYTEKAVHILNTLGFEHEITENCAKVSAVGAGMTDVPGVAAKIVQALTDANVQILQSADSHTTIWVLVHEKDLKAAVNALHEAFELSHIINSAQ
- the dpaB gene encoding dipicolinate synthase subunit B is translated as MRLKSKRIGFGLTGSHCTYDQVFPQMEKLMDLGAEVVPIVTYTVRTTDTKFGDAQDHMEKIQAITGKEIITTMPEAEPLGPKMPLDCMVIAPLTGNSLSKLANALTDSPVLMAAKATMRNQQPVVVGVSTNDALGLNGVNLMRLMASKFIYFVPYGQDDPYLKPNSLVAKMELIPETIESALEFKQLQPVIVPHRS
- a CDS encoding M16 family metallopeptidase, producing the protein MIEKHTCKNGLRVVLEKVPTVRSVTIGIWILTGSRHEHAEINGISHFLEHMFFKGTKTRTAQDIAEEFDAIGGQVNAFTSKEYTCLYAKVVDTYKYKALDILADMYFHSQFQEEEMEKEKKVVYEEIKMYEDTPDDLVHDLLAKAAYGSHPLGLPILGTEEKLATFTPKMLEDYMQLRYTPDNVVISVAGNVDTSFIQTVEAYFGSYTFTKSSEALVKPTFLGEKIERYKDTEQVHLCLGYNGLAVHEAAIYSLIIMNNVLGGSMSSRLFQDVREKKGLAYSVFSYHSSYMDSGLLTIYAGTAKDQSEQLLHVIQKTIDKFITKGLSDKEIQSSKEQLKGSLLLGLESTTSRMSRNGKNELVLKEHYTLDEIVEMIDDVNHTHIQQVMDIVFQQSPSIALISPKGN